The following proteins come from a genomic window of Pseudomonas syringae:
- a CDS encoding dermonecrotic toxin domain-containing protein has protein sequence MLKAAPMGKLARSTEQQSLGPDRFTPSSVAVREHRNRERADRIIDQFVERFTEKDFFPDDGDDALFALLVQLPEWPADLSIRIHNENDEVLAVFLKGSDDRVVQNSIVLMQNGDAYVAPDDVPISAEEPLLHLVFSQLPAGSDLGMGGNFPGSHSVAGRIVTLREQIAGLAKDQRPLLFDALVAANEGVSKSQLDTRTRNPLLPLWVRQQIFLTPTLGVLCALCPEVPVARLEELLEQMPLTEQETADLLEKTLLPDALGEALNISLDEWRSSLAIDGLARTRSFNIHTDELARDLAGQLLADTLGRELVIIDSGMTRYLTPGPDDTSIVLLHDNYGNYSAQDIGNGEITSFKEGTDSFYLAISAQLKAEQRALLGMQFEQDVKSFRDLLTRLAIKENRGWFDPEKPTEIESGFLPEWFANAADVEKQRWKAAVQDYTQALLEAQAPELLDPSGYGEPDLLRKYAREKLQERILLDHGVAVDPDAITVHTASIEIDPGIIIDTDYTYVGPSEVEPNIETQQRSLTELSLENIAVTDINFLLTGRAFDDQEQLISFLSAGYLFSLIRDLNVGENYVRFLNTELLTSTAGQWHRERFASVMRAQMRLDALEAKMAGDFLGDGGLPPELANRGYKWLAAVLDHPAEGNDRAAVEGHRIQVSQLSINGVTLSGILLVGAESLSSVASLVVFTPQVPDGRCFREVSDTQAFQQQVLLEPELLDYLVSRAPLTSQAHVRRVLTSGRDTLFMELQPCTGSFLDAVYESEVARVISAVDEQTNTTWETNWESAWEITKAVGDIVLTFAPFKVRLPIAALRSFYAIWQGVATTAADKASAPLYLVQAALLLADGLALPKGRRVKTPAANSIGRSVLDPKTAVAKIPGGLKLRDDGFYKGVYEKTPDGAASRFYAVQNGKAYAVRYDADSAAWRVIDPRRPDAYYQLPIQLDRQNVWVHASVGLRGGKKHSKPKSSSGSGSDSGSPDNGHRVKRYEIDLEGFFESRNFNNALKDIDGDLVAAVEKAVKRFLDDGNGSLHKHGDTGFSLDLPSIGGSTGRGKWRLILEPSKKGVIKAVNIKDTHKKRG, from the coding sequence ATGTTGAAAGCAGCACCCATGGGCAAGCTTGCGCGCTCCACTGAACAGCAATCTCTCGGCCCGGACAGGTTCACGCCCAGTAGCGTTGCCGTCCGCGAACACCGCAACCGGGAAAGGGCCGACCGCATCATCGACCAGTTCGTCGAGCGCTTCACAGAGAAAGATTTTTTTCCGGATGACGGCGATGACGCCTTGTTTGCCTTGCTGGTTCAGTTGCCTGAATGGCCAGCAGACCTGTCGATCAGGATTCACAACGAGAACGACGAAGTGCTTGCGGTTTTTCTGAAGGGCAGCGATGACCGCGTCGTTCAGAACAGTATTGTCCTGATGCAAAACGGTGACGCTTATGTCGCGCCGGATGATGTTCCGATCTCCGCTGAGGAGCCGCTGCTGCACTTGGTGTTCAGCCAGTTGCCTGCGGGTTCTGACCTCGGGATGGGCGGTAACTTTCCGGGCAGCCACAGTGTCGCCGGACGAATAGTGACCCTGCGTGAGCAGATCGCCGGCTTGGCAAAAGACCAGAGGCCGCTGTTGTTCGATGCCCTGGTGGCGGCGAATGAGGGCGTTTCGAAAAGCCAGCTGGATACCCGCACGCGTAACCCTCTCCTGCCATTGTGGGTTCGCCAGCAGATTTTTCTGACTCCGACGCTGGGTGTGCTGTGTGCCTTATGCCCCGAGGTTCCGGTCGCACGTCTTGAGGAGTTGCTGGAGCAGATGCCGTTGACGGAGCAGGAGACAGCCGACTTGCTGGAGAAAACGCTATTGCCGGATGCTCTTGGCGAAGCGCTGAACATTTCTCTGGATGAGTGGCGCAGCAGTCTGGCTATCGATGGTCTGGCGCGAACGCGCAGTTTCAATATCCATACGGATGAGCTGGCCCGCGACCTTGCCGGTCAGCTGCTGGCTGACACCTTGGGACGAGAGCTGGTGATCATCGACTCCGGCATGACCCGGTATCTCACCCCAGGCCCTGACGATACGAGCATCGTTTTGCTGCATGACAACTACGGCAATTACAGTGCACAGGACATCGGCAACGGTGAAATCACCTCATTCAAAGAGGGCACCGACAGCTTTTATCTGGCGATCAGTGCGCAGTTGAAGGCCGAACAACGAGCACTGCTGGGCATGCAGTTCGAACAGGACGTCAAGAGTTTTCGCGACCTTCTGACCCGCCTCGCCATCAAGGAAAATCGCGGCTGGTTTGACCCCGAAAAGCCGACTGAAATCGAAAGCGGGTTTCTACCCGAGTGGTTCGCGAATGCGGCGGATGTCGAAAAGCAACGCTGGAAAGCGGCAGTGCAGGATTACACTCAGGCATTGCTCGAGGCTCAGGCGCCGGAGCTGCTCGATCCTTCCGGGTACGGAGAGCCTGATCTGTTGCGCAAATATGCGCGCGAGAAACTCCAGGAGCGAATCCTGCTCGACCATGGGGTGGCAGTGGACCCTGACGCTATCACTGTCCACACCGCGAGCATCGAGATTGACCCAGGCATTATCATTGATACGGATTACACCTACGTCGGTCCTTCAGAAGTCGAGCCGAATATTGAAACGCAGCAGCGCAGCCTGACGGAGCTGTCTCTGGAAAACATTGCCGTTACCGATATCAACTTTCTGCTCACCGGTCGCGCGTTTGACGATCAGGAGCAACTGATCAGCTTTTTGAGCGCCGGTTATCTGTTCAGTCTGATTCGTGATCTGAACGTCGGCGAAAACTATGTCCGATTCCTCAACACTGAATTATTGACCTCGACAGCCGGGCAATGGCACCGCGAACGTTTCGCGAGCGTCATGCGCGCACAGATGCGTCTGGATGCCCTCGAAGCAAAAATGGCCGGAGACTTTCTTGGCGATGGCGGGCTTCCTCCCGAGTTGGCGAACAGAGGTTACAAATGGCTCGCCGCCGTGCTGGATCACCCGGCTGAAGGCAATGATCGTGCGGCGGTGGAGGGGCACCGTATTCAGGTCAGTCAGTTGTCGATCAATGGTGTGACATTGAGCGGCATATTGCTGGTCGGCGCGGAGTCTCTCTCCAGCGTGGCCAGCCTGGTGGTGTTCACTCCGCAGGTGCCCGACGGCAGATGCTTCCGGGAAGTGAGCGATACGCAGGCATTTCAGCAACAAGTACTGCTTGAGCCTGAATTGCTGGACTATCTGGTGAGCAGGGCACCTCTAACGTCCCAGGCCCATGTCAGGCGCGTCCTGACCTCTGGCCGTGACACGCTGTTCATGGAACTGCAGCCCTGCACCGGCAGTTTTCTCGATGCGGTTTATGAGTCTGAAGTCGCACGGGTGATTTCTGCTGTCGATGAACAGACCAACACCACATGGGAAACCAATTGGGAGAGCGCCTGGGAAATCACCAAAGCCGTTGGTGACATCGTGCTCACCTTCGCACCTTTCAAGGTGAGGCTGCCGATTGCCGCGTTGCGCAGTTTTTATGCCATATGGCAGGGCGTCGCAACGACGGCTGCCGACAAGGCAAGCGCGCCGCTGTATTTGGTCCAGGCGGCGCTGCTACTGGCCGATGGATTGGCGCTGCCCAAGGGACGACGGGTCAAGACGCCCGCGGCGAACTCTATTGGTCGTTCTGTCCTCGATCCGAAAACCGCCGTGGCAAAAATCCCCGGCGGGTTGAAATTACGCGATGACGGCTTTTACAAAGGTGTTTACGAAAAGACTCCGGACGGTGCGGCAAGCCGTTTTTATGCCGTGCAGAACGGTAAAGCCTATGCCGTCAGGTACGACGCCGACTCCGCCGCGTGGCGGGTGATCGATCCGCGCCGGCCAGATGCGTATTACCAATTGCCGATTCAGCTCGACAGGCAAAATGTGTGGGTACACGCCTCGGTAGGATTGCGCGGTGGCAAGAAGCATTCAAAACCCAAGTCCTCCAGTGGCTCGGGCAGCGATAGCGGATCGCCGGACAACGGTCACCGCGTAAAGAGGTACGAGATTGATCTAGAGGGGTTCTTTGAAAGTCGCAACTTCAATAACGCTCTGAAAGACATCGACGGTGACCTTGTCGCTGCGGTCGAGAAGGCAGTTAAAAGATTCCTGGATGACGGCAACGGCAGTCTGCATAAGCATGGTGACACGGGTTTTTCGCTGGATCTTCCCAGCATCGGCGGGAGTACCGGACGGGGGAAATGGCGCTTGATACTCGAGCCAAGCAAAAAGGGCGTCATCAAGGCTGTAAACATCAAGGACACCCACAAAAAGAGAGGCTAG
- the hemE gene encoding uroporphyrinogen decarboxylase gives MTALKNDRFLRALLKQPVDVTPVWMMRQAGRYLPEYRASRASAGDFMSLCKNPQFACEVTLQPLDRYPLDAAILFSDILTIPDAMGLGLYFETGEGPRFKKTVRTLADIEALPIPDAQQDLGYVMDAVSTIRRELNGRVPLIGFAGSPWTLATYMVEGGSSKDFRKSKAMLYDNPQAMHLLLDKLAQSVTSYLNGQILAGAQAVQIFDSWGGSLSSAAYQEFSLAYMRKIVNGLIRENDGRKVPVIVFTKGGGLWLESIADIGADTLGLDWTCDIGEARQRVGSKVSLQGNMDPTVLYARPEAIRKEVARILASYGSGTGHVFNLGHGITPEVDPANAGAFIEAVHELSAQYHQ, from the coding sequence ATGACTGCCCTGAAGAACGACCGTTTCCTTCGCGCTTTGCTCAAGCAACCCGTAGACGTCACACCGGTATGGATGATGCGTCAGGCGGGCCGCTACTTGCCGGAATACCGTGCCAGCCGCGCCAGTGCCGGGGACTTCATGAGCCTGTGCAAGAACCCGCAGTTCGCCTGTGAAGTCACCCTGCAGCCGCTCGATCGATACCCGCTGGACGCAGCGATCCTGTTTTCCGACATCCTGACCATTCCCGATGCGATGGGCCTGGGCCTGTACTTCGAGACCGGCGAAGGCCCGCGTTTCAAGAAAACCGTCAGGACACTGGCCGATATCGAAGCACTGCCGATCCCGGATGCCCAACAAGACCTGGGCTACGTGATGGATGCAGTCAGCACCATTCGCCGTGAACTCAACGGTCGAGTGCCATTGATAGGTTTCGCGGGCAGCCCATGGACCCTGGCGACTTACATGGTCGAAGGCGGCTCCTCCAAGGACTTCCGCAAGTCCAAGGCCATGCTCTACGACAACCCGCAGGCCATGCACCTGCTGCTCGACAAACTGGCACAGTCGGTGACCTCGTACCTGAACGGCCAGATTCTGGCCGGTGCCCAGGCTGTACAAATTTTCGACAGTTGGGGCGGCAGCCTGTCTTCAGCGGCGTATCAGGAGTTCTCGCTGGCCTACATGCGCAAGATCGTCAACGGCCTGATTCGCGAAAACGACGGCCGCAAGGTGCCGGTTATCGTCTTCACCAAAGGTGGCGGTCTGTGGCTGGAAAGCATCGCCGATATCGGTGCTGACACACTTGGCCTGGACTGGACCTGCGACATCGGCGAAGCGCGTCAGCGTGTCGGCAGCAAGGTTTCGCTGCAAGGCAACATGGACCCGACCGTGCTCTATGCCCGCCCGGAAGCCATTCGTAAGGAAGTCGCGCGCATCCTTGCCAGCTACGGCAGCGGCACCGGCCATGTCTTCAACCTCGGCCACGGCATCACCCCTGAAGTCGACCCGGCCAATGCCGGTGCCTTCATCGAAGCGGTGCATGAGTTGTCGGCGCAGTATCATCAGTAA
- a CDS encoding N-acyl-D-amino-acid deacylase family protein, whose translation MLYDLIIRDALVIDGSDTPGVRADVAISDGRIQRIGSLTDARAREETDAAGRVLAPGFIDVHTHDDTVVIRRPEMLPKISQGVTTVIVGNCGISASPVSLSGNPPDPMNLLGDAAAFVYPRFADYRAAVDNARPAVNVAALIGHTALRSNHMDDLLRSASLEEIAAMREQLRDSLEAGALGLSTGLAYASAFSAETSEVKQLAEELTAFGAIYTTHLRSEFEPVLEAMAEAFDIGRHARSPVVISHMKCAGAGNWGRSPQLLAALEKAAQDHPVGCDCYPYAASSSTLDLKQVTDAFRITITWSTPHPDQGGRDLQDIAADWGLSLQATARKLQPAGAVYYGMDEGDVERIMSHPLSMIGSDGLPEDPFPHPRLWGAFPRVLGHFSRDKGLFALHTAVHKMTGISAARFALHERGLIREGYWADLVLFNPHTVRDVADFKDPQRAAEGIDGVWVNGHLSYAEGKPQGQRQGRFLPRSGSLRDGFTDGKTPT comes from the coding sequence ATGCTGTATGACCTGATCATTCGTGACGCACTGGTGATCGATGGCAGTGATACGCCGGGGGTGCGCGCCGATGTGGCGATCAGCGACGGACGCATCCAGCGCATCGGCAGCCTGACCGATGCCCGTGCGCGGGAAGAGACGGATGCTGCGGGTCGCGTACTGGCCCCCGGATTTATCGACGTGCACACCCATGACGACACGGTGGTCATTCGCAGACCCGAGATGCTGCCCAAGATCAGCCAGGGCGTCACTACGGTTATTGTCGGTAACTGCGGGATCAGCGCGTCCCCCGTTTCGCTGAGCGGCAACCCGCCCGACCCGATGAACCTGCTGGGCGACGCGGCGGCGTTTGTCTATCCACGTTTCGCCGACTACCGCGCAGCCGTGGATAACGCCCGGCCGGCCGTGAACGTGGCCGCACTGATCGGTCATACGGCACTGCGCAGCAACCACATGGATGACCTGTTGCGTAGCGCCAGCCTGGAAGAGATCGCTGCAATGCGCGAACAGTTACGCGACAGCCTCGAAGCCGGGGCGCTGGGGTTGTCGACCGGCCTGGCGTACGCCTCGGCGTTCTCGGCCGAAACCAGCGAGGTCAAGCAATTGGCCGAAGAGCTCACCGCGTTTGGCGCGATCTACACCACCCACTTGCGCAGCGAGTTCGAGCCCGTGCTGGAGGCCATGGCAGAGGCATTCGATATCGGCCGCCATGCGCGCTCGCCAGTGGTGATTTCGCACATGAAATGCGCGGGCGCAGGTAACTGGGGCCGCAGCCCGCAACTGCTGGCGGCGCTGGAAAAAGCCGCGCAGGACCATCCGGTAGGCTGCGATTGCTATCCCTATGCGGCCAGCTCTTCGACGCTGGACCTTAAACAGGTCACCGACGCTTTCCGCATTACCATCACCTGGTCAACGCCGCACCCGGACCAGGGCGGCCGGGATCTACAGGACATTGCTGCCGACTGGGGGCTGTCTTTACAGGCCACCGCCCGCAAGTTGCAACCTGCGGGCGCGGTGTATTACGGCATGGATGAGGGCGACGTCGAGCGGATCATGTCGCACCCGCTGTCGATGATCGGCTCCGATGGCCTTCCGGAAGACCCGTTTCCCCATCCGCGCCTATGGGGAGCGTTCCCCCGGGTACTCGGCCACTTCAGCCGGGACAAGGGACTGTTTGCACTGCACACCGCCGTACACAAAATGACCGGGATTTCGGCAGCGCGCTTCGCCTTGCATGAACGCGGGCTGATCCGCGAGGGCTATTGGGCGGATCTGGTGTTGTTCAACCCGCACACCGTGCGTGACGTCGCGGACTTCAAAGACCCCCAGCGAGCGGCAGAAGGCATTGACGGCGTTTGGGTCAACGGCCACTTGAGCTATGCCGAAGGCAAGCCGCAAGGCCAGCGTCAGGGTAGATTCCTGCCGCGCAGCGGTTCATTGAGGGACGGTTTTACCGATGGAAAAACGCCGACGTAG
- a CDS encoding MurR/RpiR family transcriptional regulator produces MDILYQIRARQESLSAGEGRIARLLLSDIAFAASASLDELASRAEVSSATLSRFARSIGCRDLRDLRLQLAQASAVGSRFLHPEQAPEQSAFFTQIVGDIEATLRQHLAGFDASRFAAAVACVAEASMIHAFGMGGCSSLCSEELQTRLVRLGYPVAACRDPVMMRMIAATFGPQHSLIVCSLSGRTPELLDAVALARSYGARVLAITLPDSPLAQLAEVVLPLQIAETNFIYKPTAARYGMLLTIDVLATELALLNPEDNQERLRRIKLALDEYRGGEDGLPLGD; encoded by the coding sequence GTGGACATTCTGTACCAGATACGTGCCCGTCAGGAGTCACTCAGCGCAGGCGAAGGCCGGATCGCCAGGCTGCTGCTCAGCGACATTGCCTTTGCTGCCAGTGCCAGCCTGGATGAGCTGGCCAGCCGCGCCGAGGTCAGCAGCGCTACATTGTCGCGCTTTGCACGCAGCATCGGTTGCCGGGATTTACGCGACTTGCGGCTGCAACTGGCCCAGGCCAGCGCGGTCGGCAGTCGCTTTCTTCATCCGGAACAGGCTCCAGAACAGTCAGCCTTTTTCACCCAGATTGTCGGCGACATCGAAGCCACGTTGCGTCAGCACCTGGCCGGGTTTGATGCGTCGCGCTTTGCGGCGGCCGTGGCATGTGTCGCTGAGGCAAGCATGATTCATGCGTTCGGCATGGGCGGATGCTCCAGCCTGTGCAGCGAGGAACTGCAAACCCGGCTGGTGCGCCTGGGCTACCCGGTAGCGGCCTGCCGCGATCCGGTGATGATGCGCATGATTGCCGCCACGTTCGGCCCGCAACACAGTTTGATTGTCTGCTCGCTCAGTGGCCGTACGCCAGAACTGCTCGACGCGGTGGCCCTGGCGCGCAGCTATGGCGCCCGCGTGCTGGCTATCACCTTGCCCGACTCACCCCTGGCCCAACTGGCCGAGGTGGTGTTGCCGCTGCAGATTGCTGAAACCAATTTCATCTACAAACCCACGGCAGCACGTTACGGCATGCTGCTCACCATCGATGTGCTGGCCACTGAACTGGCGTTGTTGAACCCTGAAGATAATCAGGAGCGGCTGCGCCGGATCAAACTCGCGCTGGATGAATACCGTGGCGGCGAAGACGGCCTGCCACTGGGAGACTGA
- a CDS encoding GntP family permease — protein sequence MSPSPGMSLLVYAAVAIIALIVLIARYRLNPFIVITLVSVGLALVAGMPASGVVASYEAGVGKTLGHIALVVALGTMLGKMMAESGGAEQVARTLIDRFGERNAHWAMVCIAFLVGLPLFFEVGFVLLVPIAFTVARRVGVSILMVGLPMVAGLSVVHALVPPHPAAMLAVQAYQASVGQTLFYAILIGIPTAIIAGPVYAKFIVPRIHLPAENPMARQFLDREPRQKLPSFGLTMATILLPVVLMLLGGWANLISTPGSAFNGFLLFIGNSVIALLLATSLSFWTLGIAQGFNRDSILKFTNECLAPTASITLLVGAGGGLNRILIDSGVTNQIVGLAQDFHLSPLLMGWLFAALMRVATGSATVAMTTASGIVAPVAMGLGYPHPELLVLATGAGSVIFSHVNDGGFWLIKEYFNMTVAQTFKTWTVLETLISIVAFALTLGLAQVL from the coding sequence ATGTCGCCGTCACCCGGTATGTCGCTGTTGGTCTACGCCGCTGTCGCAATCATTGCCTTGATCGTGCTGATCGCGCGCTATCGTCTCAATCCGTTTATCGTCATTACGCTGGTTTCGGTCGGTCTGGCGCTGGTTGCCGGGATGCCGGCCAGTGGTGTGGTTGCCTCGTATGAAGCAGGGGTCGGCAAAACACTCGGGCATATTGCGCTGGTGGTTGCACTGGGCACGATGCTTGGCAAGATGATGGCCGAGTCCGGCGGTGCCGAGCAGGTGGCGCGTACCCTGATTGACCGCTTTGGTGAACGAAACGCGCACTGGGCGATGGTCTGTATTGCGTTTCTGGTGGGTTTGCCGCTGTTTTTCGAGGTGGGCTTCGTGCTGCTGGTGCCGATTGCCTTTACCGTAGCGCGCCGTGTCGGGGTGTCGATTCTAATGGTCGGCTTGCCGATGGTCGCCGGCCTGTCGGTCGTACACGCGCTGGTGCCGCCGCACCCTGCGGCGATGCTGGCTGTGCAGGCTTATCAGGCATCGGTCGGGCAAACCTTGTTCTACGCCATTCTGATCGGTATACCCACGGCCATTATCGCCGGCCCGGTGTATGCAAAATTCATTGTGCCGCGCATCCATCTGCCTGCTGAAAACCCGATGGCCAGGCAGTTCCTCGACCGCGAACCACGGCAAAAACTGCCCAGCTTCGGCCTGACCATGGCAACCATTCTGTTGCCGGTGGTGCTGATGTTACTGGGCGGCTGGGCCAACCTGATCAGCACGCCGGGCAGTGCCTTCAATGGCTTCCTGTTGTTCATCGGTAACTCGGTGATCGCCCTGCTGCTGGCCACGTCGCTGAGTTTCTGGACGCTGGGCATCGCGCAGGGTTTCAATCGCGACTCGATCCTGAAATTCACCAATGAATGCCTCGCGCCGACCGCCAGTATCACCTTGCTGGTCGGTGCCGGTGGCGGCTTGAACCGCATCCTGATCGACAGCGGCGTGACCAATCAGATCGTTGGCCTGGCGCAGGACTTTCATCTGTCACCCTTGCTGATGGGCTGGCTGTTCGCGGCATTGATGCGCGTTGCGACGGGCTCGGCGACGGTGGCGATGACCACCGCATCAGGCATCGTTGCACCGGTTGCGATGGGCCTCGGTTATCCGCACCCTGAGTTGCTGGTGCTGGCAACGGGCGCGGGCTCAGTGATCTTTTCCCACGTCAACGACGGCGGTTTCTGGCTTATCAAGGAATACTTCAACATGACCGTAGCGCAAACATTCAAGACCTGGACGGTACTGGAGACGCTGATTTCCATTGTCGCCTTTGCCTTGACGCTGGGCCTGGCACAGGTGCTCTGA
- a CDS encoding MFS transporter — MNPAVAPHTTDLHTPAQPSGDSYIEKNTPLFKRTALALFAGGFSTFTLLYCVQPMMPTLSSEFSLSAAQSSLILSVATAMLAIGLLITGPISDRLGRKSVMVMALFCASLFTIASALMPSWEGVLITRALVGLSLSGLAAVAMTYLSEEIHPLHLGLAMGLYIGGSAVGGMSGRLIVGVLIDYVSWHAAMLVVGGLALIAAVVFWKILPESRNFRPRSLHPRSLLNGFVVQFRDAGLPLLFLVGFLLMGAFVTLFNYIAYRLLSEPYNLSQAVVGVFSVVYLSGIYSSAKIGSLADRLGRRQVLWAVIVMMLAGLILTLFTPLPLVILGVLIFTFGFFGAHSVASSWVGRRATTARGQAASLYLFCYYAGSSVAGTGGGVFWHYAGWNGIGLFIGVLLLIALGVALRLARLQPLGTT, encoded by the coding sequence TTGAATCCTGCCGTCGCCCCGCACACCACCGACCTGCATACGCCTGCCCAGCCGTCCGGCGACAGCTACATCGAAAAGAACACACCGCTGTTCAAACGCACCGCATTGGCACTGTTTGCTGGCGGGTTCTCGACCTTCACCCTGCTGTATTGCGTACAGCCGATGATGCCGACACTGTCCAGCGAGTTCTCGCTCTCGGCAGCCCAGAGCAGCCTGATCCTGTCGGTCGCCACGGCAATGCTCGCCATCGGTCTGCTGATCACCGGGCCGATATCAGACCGGCTCGGGCGCAAGTCGGTGATGGTCATGGCGCTGTTCTGCGCATCGCTGTTCACCATCGCCAGCGCCTTGATGCCCAGTTGGGAGGGCGTGCTCATCACCCGGGCACTGGTCGGCCTGTCGCTGAGCGGGCTGGCGGCAGTGGCGATGACCTACCTGAGCGAGGAAATACATCCCTTGCACCTCGGCCTGGCGATGGGACTGTATATCGGTGGCAGTGCAGTCGGCGGCATGAGCGGCCGATTGATCGTCGGGGTATTGATTGACTACGTGAGCTGGCACGCAGCAATGCTGGTGGTCGGCGGGCTGGCGTTGATCGCAGCCGTGGTGTTCTGGAAAATCCTGCCGGAATCACGCAACTTCCGCCCGCGCTCGCTGCACCCTCGCAGCCTGCTGAATGGCTTTGTCGTGCAGTTTCGGGATGCCGGGCTGCCGCTGCTGTTTCTGGTCGGTTTTCTGCTGATGGGCGCATTCGTCACACTGTTCAACTACATCGCGTATCGCTTGCTGAGCGAGCCCTACAACCTGAGCCAGGCGGTGGTCGGCGTATTTTCGGTGGTGTATCTATCCGGCATCTACAGCTCGGCAAAGATCGGTTCACTGGCCGATAGACTGGGCCGCAGGCAAGTGCTATGGGCCGTGATCGTCATGATGCTGGCAGGCTTGATCCTGACGCTTTTCACGCCTCTGCCGCTGGTCATCCTCGGCGTACTGATCTTCACCTTCGGCTTCTTCGGCGCACACTCTGTGGCCAGCAGCTGGGTCGGCCGCAGGGCCACGACCGCCCGAGGTCAGGCAGCCTCGCTGTACCTGTTCTGCTACTACGCCGGCTCCAGCGTGGCCGGAACCGGCGGCGGCGTGTTCTGGCACTACGCGGGCTGGAACGGCATCGGGCTGTTTATCGGCGTGTTGCTGTTGATTGCTCTGGGGGTGGCTTTGCGGCTGGCAAGGTTGCAGCCGCTGGGAACCACATAA
- a CDS encoding LysR family transcriptional regulator — protein MEFRHLRYFIAVAEELYFGRAAQALGISQPPLSQQIQTLEQELGTRLFDRTNRRVELSESGRLFLDEARLVLVQVDKATDVARRAQLGEIGELKIGFTSSAPFTSSIPQAIFAFRQAYPDVHLTLSEITSQEVAAGLEDRTIQVGIMRPLALPDSLVVFELLNEPLVAIMRADHPLAAGSEDGIYLSALANEPFVFFPRTYGSGIYAQVLSLARAAGFSPLITQEAGEVMTIIGLVAAGLGVTVLPASYRRMRIDSVVYRNVLDPGATSAVWLVQRKDEQSPMAKAFTELLTRNVG, from the coding sequence ATGGAATTCCGCCATCTGCGTTACTTCATCGCGGTTGCCGAGGAGCTGTATTTTGGCCGTGCAGCGCAGGCGCTGGGGATTTCTCAGCCGCCGCTCAGCCAGCAGATCCAGACGCTGGAGCAGGAACTGGGCACGCGCCTGTTCGACCGCACCAATCGTCGGGTTGAACTGAGCGAATCCGGACGGCTGTTTCTGGATGAGGCGCGGCTGGTGTTGGTGCAAGTCGACAAAGCCACTGATGTCGCACGGCGTGCGCAACTGGGGGAAATCGGCGAGCTGAAAATTGGCTTCACCTCGTCGGCGCCCTTTACGTCCAGCATCCCGCAGGCGATCTTTGCGTTCCGCCAGGCCTACCCTGACGTCCACCTGACCCTGAGCGAAATCACCAGCCAGGAAGTGGCCGCAGGTCTTGAGGACAGAACCATACAGGTCGGCATCATGCGCCCGCTGGCGTTGCCCGACTCATTGGTGGTGTTCGAGTTGCTGAACGAACCGCTGGTGGCAATCATGCGCGCTGACCATCCGCTGGCGGCGGGCAGCGAGGACGGGATCTACCTGTCGGCACTGGCCAACGAGCCGTTTGTATTCTTTCCGCGTACCTATGGCAGCGGCATCTACGCGCAGGTCCTGAGCCTGGCACGCGCCGCAGGTTTCAGCCCGTTGATCACCCAGGAAGCGGGCGAAGTCATGACCATCATCGGTCTGGTTGCGGCCGGATTGGGCGTGACGGTGTTGCCCGCATCCTACCGAAGGATGCGTATCGACAGCGTGGTCTACCGCAACGTCCTCGACCCCGGCGCGACCAGCGCCGTATGGCTGGTGCAGCGCAAGGACGAACAATCGCCGATGGCGAAAGCGTTCACCGAGCTGTTAACGCGCAACGTGGGGTGA